Genomic DNA from Gossypium hirsutum isolate 1008001.06 chromosome A01, Gossypium_hirsutum_v2.1, whole genome shotgun sequence:
TTATTAAACTCTCTAGGAATATATCTCAAGAACATGATCTCCACAAGTTCTTACAACTACACTACCAAATTTAAGAAATCTACACACCGCATCATATCAAACTAACCTTTGAAGATTTGGATAGTTCAAATATCCAAGCTTTTGGTGCCAAACCTTCACACTATGTTTGGTTTAATGGAATGGCTATTCCATTACGACACGGTTTAAAACTCCACAGGAAAACAGTCGTTTGGTAGGTTGAATACTCAAAATATCAAATAGAGATTCCAGGTTCATTTTAAAAATCACCGAATAGCCATTCAGTTTTAGGGGAGGAGGTGTCGAATGGCTATTCCAACCTCTCCATCGAATGACCTTTCTTTTCCCTTCCGAAAATACCCTTTCTTAGACTGAAATTTCTTAAaggtttaaactttttttttcttttggtcatTCTACAATCTCAAGCTCAAATCAATCTAAAAGGAAGCAAATCAACTGAATTTTGTTGTAAGTTCAATTCAACTAGGGTTTGTTTAgcattttgattgatttttttttgtttctgatGATTTGTCCAAGGGGAATTGAAATGGATTCTGCAATTGTTCACGAGGAGATTGATTCATTCTTCGAGTCAACTTCTCCTCTCAAAGATTTCGCTAAAATCATAGACAAATTGAATTAGTTCATCCAATTTGATTCTCCTTTAGGTACAGTACCTAAAGCAAATTGATTATGCATACATTTTTCCCTACCAGatatttgtttgtatatataAACCGTTTCGTATTTTTCAAgagaagaaaaagggaagagggtTAAAGAGCTGCTAAAACGATGCCCAAGTcttaagaaaattattatttttaaggttatTTCAAAAGCCAAGCCACACAAGGAATGCCAGGTATTGGCCAAATTCACCTCATCTATTATTTGACTCATGGGGAAATACATGCATGTAGAGGTGCAATTTGAATGAGTAAAGTTCTCTCAATTGAATTTTTAAACTCAAGTCTTGTATCAGTTGTGAATTATTTGAGTAGATATGCAGGTAGATTTTACAGAATGTAAATCCCAAACATCTTCCCTTTTTATATCTTACAATTGATGTTATTTTTTCAGTTTGATAGGAAAATAATTGCAATCAAAAGAataggttgttttttttttcactcaattgttATTTTGCTCCTTTGCTATTATTGACCATGTTGTTCTCTTCCAAATTTGAATATCTCTCTCATTTTTTTTGCTTGCATTCATGTGGAATGTCCTTTATGTATTATTTACCTTATATTAACACCTTTAATGAAACTAAAGCTTCTTttcttaccaaaaaaaaaagttttaaagagCTTTATCCAAAATTAATATTTGGTTTTGTGTGTATACACATTATACCCATGGTATGTTATACCTATAAAATGAAATCAAATGAGAATCATTGATAAAATAGCAGTCCATGATTAGAACATTTCAAGACAAAATGGTAAGTGCTTCTCTTTTGCGGATCATAATAAAACTATCCCATCAAAGCATTTCTACAGTTTTGGAACTTGTACAATTTGTACATTTACTTCGTTGTTATTTTATGACTTAGCTTCTGGTTGAATGAATTACCAGTAGTGTTTGTATCTTTGGTTCTTTAACTAAGATTAATTCTTATGCTTTGCTTTTGTGCTCTGCTTGGTTATTCACTTGTGTTTTCATCTTTTTTAGCCAACTTTTAACACACTACTCATTTAGCTTGAATTCTTGTGGAGCAGCTTAAATTGATCAATTAGAAATTTAAAGTTGGTTTTTAGGgatatgtgatgtttattgttGCTGCAGATTTTGTGAGAATTGAAGCTATCAtcattaagaaaattaaaatagagCGTAAATATGTTTTGATGCATTCGGTTGATATTTGGTTAGTTTTATGTAGTAAAAGCCTTAAATGAGATAAAAGCATCACTTGGATGGAGAgttgtatatgcattgattgagGACGATCTTTGTGGTGATGGTGATTTACCGCCTTGGTCTGGTGTAACATGTTCGACTCAAGGAGACTATAGAGTTGTTACTGAACTGTATGTATCATATCTGCTatgatttttgtttttgcttAATATGCTTATTAGTGAAAAGGATGTGTCTTTGCTTCACAAACGCCATCTAATGAACAATGCAAATGCCTTTTGCTATTGATTCTTGTTCTATATTTCATTCCAACTTGTATCTATATCTTATGTTACGGTTTAGGGGGGAGATGTCAAAATAAATACCGCTCTACCATGATTGAATTCTAATGCCTTTGTTTATCTAATGAACAATGCAAATGTATTTCACCACTGATTCAACATTCTATGTTTCATTCACATTTATCTTATATCTTACATTATGGAATTGGAGGAAAGATGCCAAGGTGAATATTGTTCTGCCATGATTGAATTCAAACACTTTTTGGTTTCTCATTctatgtgttcttttttttttcaatttgtatCTTATCTCATTTTAGAGGCTACTTGAAAGATATTCAAGTGACTACTTTTCTGCCTTGATTCACTATTGTATGTTATTCTATTGGCTTGTATTGTCCCTGACCCTGACCTTGAATTGTTATTATCACTATTTTCTTTTACAGGGAAGTGTATGTAGTATCCATCGTTGGTCCTTTTCCTATTGCTGTAACTAATTTATTGGATTTAACAAATGGGTAGCTTGGGAGACTGAGTTTCCATTGTTGCACGTGCAAAAACTTTACAAATTTTCAAGAAGAGGAGCCAATGGTTGCATGTTATTCAAGTATATTCGGTCATTGGTATTCTTGCTTTGTATTTTCCAACTTCTAAAATACATTCAGTTATTGATGCATGGAAGCTTTATATGTTCAATAATTTTCgagtaatatatattatattaaaatagcCTTGTATTATCATATTTGATTCTATAAAATACTCTCGGTTAGTATTTTAAAGGAACTTTAATGCTATTCTTTGTGAATAGATACTTTGAATCAATGTTCTTTGTGAAGTTTGGCccatataaaaataaagttgCATGAGATTTTGTGGTTACAAATATTAAAtctatattattcatttttactTTTACATGAAATTCTTATATTAAACACGTCTAGCaccataaataaattaataaaaatatgttaaaaatatatatacaacataACAATTTCATTAGTTCTTTTGTTGTATTTCAACATCTGTCTATGAGTAAAAATATTTGAGACAATATATTCTTTAAATTAGTCTTTTAAATTATTCTTTAAGTAACATAGAGATTATGATTTATATGCTAAATTATTTGTTTTGCTAATAATAttctaacacattaaatatgcattatattttaaaaataataaagtaggttgtatattattttttgtaatattatatattatttttattaattcatattttaataattattatattaagaatattattaaattgtatattattattgttaaattatatttaataataaatttattaaaatagaattaaattatgtattattgtttttattaaattatatttaataataattctattaaaatttaataacaataatcatcattttaacaaaatttctaCTAAGGGTACTCTGGTCATTTCAGCTTCttttcttatgctattacaactctattctattcaaccaaacacaagaatactattacagctctattccattccattcaactctaatacaactctattccattacagtttTATTCCATTACAACCCTATTCCATTGTACTGAACTAAACGAAGTATTAAATCTTGAATTAAAGCTTTGTGACATACGTAATCATTTACAATCCTGCAACAGTTATCAAAGTATCTTGCTCCCTTTATGTTATCAACTTTTTCATTATTAATAACATTACAACTGTCTTTGTTGAATTGTGCATGAAGTCATTAAACACATAATTGACTTCTGTTTATTGAATTTACCTTTAACCCCCTATATCAACAACACTGTTTAATATTCAAAAAGTTTTTAATATTTAGTGTACCTTTACCAAtgatttttcctttcctttcatcTCCAACGTGACTTTGCCCTCAAAGCAACTTTCAATACCTTTTAAGTTTGTTTCATCACCAATTATATGTCTCAAATAACCACTATTAAAATACAACAAAATGTTTGTAAAAGTCTTTATCGCGGTATGAGAAATGACATAACATTTTTGCTCCTTTTGTCTCCACACATACTTGTTTGCAGGTTGAGAATTTGTGGCAACGCTTGTGGCACTTGTGTTATCTCCATCTTTAACCTTTCAAAGATCTCCCAACATCTTGTAGTATTTGggtcatatatatattcaaaaactCCACAATGATGACACATTGACACCATCCTTCTTTCTAAGTCGATCAAGTCTACTACTTGATTCATTGATCTTCATTAATGCATTTGTGTTAAAGAAAAAAGTTCCTACTTTAATAAGCATAGAGGACTTAAATTTTTCTTAACTAATATTATCTCACATTTGATCCATTGCTCTCCATAGACTTAAAAAATGTCCTCGAATAATCTATTTTGTATAATTAGATTATAGGTTCTGATATTATATGCTCTCTTTGATACAAAATCTAGAACTACTTATAACCTTTttttaacccataaataggaTAATAATACGCTTCAACGCACTAGAACTTACGTCCTCATGCATTGGCAACAATGCATGTAcgaatcgagttaagactcaatcggtaATCCTCTAATCATTTTTAAAgttaaacaaaatcaaatttaacaaaaaaaattgtaaaaaagaaagaaagaaaagatagtTGAGCCGAAAAGATTGGGGTTTTGTTGGGCTTGGAAACTAAATTAGACCAAACCTAAACAAAGAAGTCAAAGGCATTTGACCATTAAAAAAAGAGTTATGCTTCTCCTCTCCGTCACTCCCTTTCCCTCGCTCAAAAACCCTGAATAATTCTCATTTCCCCTCTATTTCCCAAATTGTTATTAGTATTTTCTTTTCACATGATCCAGACGTAAGCTCTTAGCTactcatttcttcatttttctttttttgttgtaAAAAGATGTATtaatttgatgattaatggttaaTGAATGGTGATTAGCAGCAGATTAAGATGACACAACCGTCGGTCATACTAGCAACCGCCAGCTATGATCACACTATTCGATTTTGGGAGGCAAAAAGCGGCCGCTGTTACCGTACTATTCAATACCCCGATTCTGTCAGTTCCTTTAATTCGCCCTTTTTTCTCCCTAAATCTATTGTTCTGTTTCATACTTTAAGGTTTTCAGgaattaatagttttttttcttgTTGGAAATTCtgcatttgaaataaaattatgaatatttgCCCATCAATTGTAAGTTTTATGTGATTCTAATTGTTACGACTTACAAATATTGGGATGCAAAAGGGTTGATAGTGGATACATGTTTTTGGACCTATTTCATGCGTTATACtttgtttaattacttttctGTGCAAATTGAAGGCCTTGATTTAAGATAAAGTTGGAACTAAGAGGTCCCTGCATTTAAGTTAAATAATGCAGGAAAAAGATGAATGATCTGCAACCAATCTACTATCTATCTTTAGATAGGGATGACATTAGGTTGGTGATATCGGGGAAAGAACATTCATGTGGATAATTCTATCTGGTTGAGATGATTTATGTGGTTGATGCTAAGTTCGGGCTCATCTGTTAAAATGCTTATGAGAAAGTGAGGAGTAAATGACACCTTACCTCCAACTTAGTTTAGTTGGTGTTTTTGAAGCTTTAAGTTTCCTGTAAATGTTTTCTATGGGATTTAATTTCACTTTGTGATGCCTGCAGCAAGTTAATCGGCTTGAAATAACCCCAGACAAGCGCTACTTGGCTGCAGCTGGTAATCCTCACATTCGTTTGTTCGATATTAATTCCAGCAGCCCTCAACCTGTATGTTCTTCTACCCTTTCTGCATGATCTTCATGGACTTTGTCCTCATACATTAGTCCTACTGTTTCTTTTCATATCATTGACTTTGATTAGGCACTACTTTTTACTTTTATACATACTGATTACATGGCAGGTAATGAGCTATGATTCGCATACAAATAATGTTATGGCTGTAGGATTTCAATGTGATGGAAAGTGGATGTATTCTGGTTCTGAGGATGGCACTGTAAAGATTTGGGATTTAAGGTAGATTAAATTTGTGCATGCAGAGCAGGGGCCTTAATTTATTGCAATGCTGTCAAGGGTGCAAGGCATGATCTAGGTGCTAGAAACTTTATATAGCCTGAGTAAGGCCCAAAAAATGCACTAGGCTGAGTGAAATAAGATgcaatatttatgtatgtatttttgtcTGTCTatagatatacatacatatatttatatctgtatgcatgcacacaTACATACATCTGTAAGCTTAAGACATAATTATGATAATAAACTCTAAAAGTGTTGTTCAGTTTATGCTACAGCATGCAAAATTCCGTTTTTTTTTTGTTGGCAAATATGAATGATTTTCTTATGGTGTCATGCTTGTTGTTGAATATCCTCTTTTtgttagtaatggtaaaattaattaaaaattagaaattagaaaGGACTTCAATTGGGCAGGCTCTTTTTTTTGCCTACAGCTTTAGGAAAAAAAAAGTGCCTAACTGCATCAGTCATGTGCCTTGTCCTAAAGGGTTTGATGCTTTTTTGTTGTCTAGCACAAAGGCACGGCCCCTATGTGCATACCCTAACactgatttatttaattatatttcccTTTATGTGCATATTGTATAGACTTATTTCACATTGTTAAGTCTAATGCAGAGCTCCTGGTTGCCAAAGGGAATATGAAAGTCGTGGTGCAGTTAACACCGTTGTCTTACATCCAAATCAGGTGATACTATATAATGTAAATTTTACAGTGGTATTTACTTGAATATTTTTCTGAGTATGCTATTATATTCTGCAAAGTTACTGTTTTCAAAAGAAGATGTGTCTGTATAATGCAAATTATGCATTAAGCAGGCTTATGTTGGCTTTTCTTAGATGTCCATTTCCTTCTTTCTATTTTTTGGTTCTAATACTGTTGCTGTATTGAGATGTTTGCTTTGCTTCATTAAATACCTTTATGCTAATTAACAAGCCTACCTGTTTCTCATAGTCTTCGTGCTAATATGGTGATTGAAAAAACTATGTATGTTAACCAACCAAAGAAGAATAAATTTTATTGGACATGTTCATCTTTGATATTTCTTGAACAGTATTTATCCAGCAAAGCATCTCTTCCCACTAGTTCTCTTATtgcttttgtttattttctctTACTTGTACAGCATTGATTGTTTGACATGTTTTCTTAATTGCAATTCCATGGTTTTGTAGACCGAGTTGATATCTGGTGACCAGAATGGTAACATTCGTGTATGGGATTTGACAGCTAATTCTTGCAGCTGTGAATTGGTATTGTGTTCTTTCTTCTATCTTCATTGTACTGTTTATTTCTTCTTATTTGATTTACCGTTTTCAATGAAGAACTTATATGTGAGATGTCTCTTGCATCAACATGAACTTTGTGCCTTTGTGGGCATCTACATTGGTATTTCTGtaccatatttaaaaaattgacttTTGTAGAGGATTATTTTATTTCGTTTTTCATTGACAAAATTATCATAAAGTTAGAATATATCCATGCATTTATTAAAGATAACTGTTTTAAAGCTCTATGGATGAGCGTGGAAGCACTTGTAGCTAGATATTGTGGTCATCATATGAAGGAAAATAATTTATTGGATTTTAGACTGCAGTTTAGTAACTTGGACTAAGGAAATTGGTTGTTTTCTTTGTTGGGGCTGTTCATATGATATCCTACACTTAAACAGTTTGCATGTACTCCAAGCTAGCCAGAGAATCGACAGTACTTATTCCTGCCTCTTATATCCTTCAGAAATGCCTTGAATATTTATGCTTAGGCCTTGAATAATTGCATTGTCTGCTTCTTTCCTCATCCTCTCATCTACTTCTCTACTCCTCAATCTCCTTCCCCCCTCCCCCACcccccacaaaaaaaaaaaaaaaagactcgtTGATGAACCTGAGAACATGTATATTAAACTGtcaattattatcaattttgtaAATCTAGGTGCCCGAGGTTGATACAGCTGTGAGGTCTCTTACAGTCATGTGGGATGGAAGCTTGGTAGTTGCTGCAAATAATCACGGTACCTGTTATGTTTGGCGCCTATTAAGAGGAAACCAGGTTACAATTTTATCTAAGTTGTGTTATCAATGGTCTTTTATCAACTTATTATGTTTTTCCTTAAGAAgcattatttttttcttcttgcaGACTATGACCAACTTTGAACCACTTCACAAGCTACAAGCACATAATGGATACATACTCAAATGTCTCCTTTCTCCCGAGTTTTGTGAACCCCATAGGTTGTACTGGTTAAGATTAATCTTTTGATTTTTCTGTTCATTTTTTGGCTTCTTTCAGGATCCAATTAATTTTGTTTCTGCATTGTGATGCTAGTGTAATTACTGTTAACATATCATTCAGATATTTGGCTACTGCATCTTCTGACCACACTGTCAAGATATGGAATGTCGATGGCTTCACATTGGAGAAAACATTGATAGGTATGCACTGAAATCTCAACTTTAAGCCATGCTATAATTTCGTCCACATAAATTAGCCCAGCTATAAATTGATTTTCAGAGGTTTTTCTGTGTTTTATGTGTTATTACGTCTCAGGACATCAGCGCTGGGTATGGGACTGTGTTTTCTCTGTGGATGGTGCATATCTCATAACAGGTATTTGGCTTTAATATTTCATGTCTGGATCATACATCAGTTTTTCTAACCATTTCAGTGCCTTTAGTTTATTTCATCCACATTTATTTGGCTGTTCCTGAACACCCGTTACAGAATCACGTAGATTCTAGTATGACTATCATAACTTACTGACCCAAGTCATGATGGCATCTGTCTCCCTATATATTATTATGGCACTGTGGATGTTACATTAACTGTCATGGTTGTCAAAATAGTGATTTCTTTAAAACAACTCACatcttcaaaattaacttatttagttcTAATGTGATTTATTGATTCTAAACAATTGCATGAAGATTTTTGTATTGGATTAGAACTCACGAAACTCCAAGACATGCACCTTTCTTCCTCTCTCACTTTGCAGAAATGGTTAAGCTGCTCCATCCTTGGGTTTCCAAGCCTAATCCATGGTTCCCTTCCAAGATCAAAGAAAAGATATTCATATACCATCTTAGGCTCCCCTCCCCTCCCTGCCTCGCCCCGTTTTGCTCTCTATTTCTGTTCAATTGGAGCCATTTTGGTTGAATTGTGGAACTTTAATGCCATTGGGATCttttcatgcattcataattGCGGATCAGGGAATGACAGACATGGACATTGGCCACCCTAAATCCATTATGAGATGGCTGCTACATTGCTCTAAAATGTTGaagattttctttcttcttctactTCATTGCTCTGCTAGGCCTACTCCATAACTGAaagttccttctttctttctagAAAATGCAATATTTCCTAATTTAATTCGACCCCCAATATAAAGAATTGTGTGATATACCATGCAGCCTCTTCTGA
This window encodes:
- the LOC107922480 gene encoding target of rapamycin complex subunit LST8-1 isoform X4, with translation MTQPSVILATASYDHTIRFWEAKSGRCYRTIQYPDSQVNRLEITPDKRYLAAAGNPHIRLFDINSSSPQPVMSYDSHTNNVMAVGFQCDGKWMYSGSEDGTVKIWDLRAPGCQREYESRGAVNTVVLHPNQTELISGDQNGNIRVWDLTANSCSCELVPEVDTAVRSLTVMWDGSLVVAANNHGTCYVWRLLRGNQTMTNFEPLHKLQAHNGYILKCLLSPEFCEPHRYLATASSDHTVKIWNVDGFTLEKTLIGHQRWVWDCVFSVDGAYLITASSDTTAKLWSMTSGEEIKTYQGHHKATVCCALHDGAEPSPS
- the LOC107922480 gene encoding target of rapamycin complex subunit LST8-1 isoform X2, whose protein sequence is MTQPSVILATASYDHTIRFWEAKSGRCYRTIQYPDSQVNRLEITPDKRYLAAAGNPHIRLFDINSSSPQPVMSYDSHTNNVMAVGFQCDGKWMYSGSEDGTVKIWDLRAPGCQREYESRGAVNTVVLHPNQTELISGDQNGNIRVWDLTANSCSCELVPEVDTAVRSLTVMWDGSLVVAANNHGTCYVWRLLRGNQTMTNFEPLHKLQAHNGYILKCLLSPEFCEPHRYLATASSDHTVKIWNVDGFTLEKTLIEVFLCFMCYYVSGHQRWVWDCVFSVDGAYLITASSDTTAKLWSMTSGEEIKTYQGHHKATVCCALHDGAEPSPS
- the LOC107922480 gene encoding target of rapamycin complex subunit LST8-1 isoform X1 gives rise to the protein MTQPSVILATASYDHTIRFWEAKSGRCYRTIQYPDSQVNRLEITPDKRYLAAAGNPHIRLFDINSSSPQPVMSYDSHTNNVMAVGFQCDGKWMYSGSEDGTVKIWDLRAPGCQREYESRGAVNTVVLHPNQTELISGDQNGNIRVWDLTANSCSCELVPEVDTAVRSLTVMWDGSLVVAANNHGTCYVWRLLRGNQTMTNFEPLHKLQAHNGYILKCLLSPEFCEPHRYLATASSDHTVKIWNVDGFTLEKTLIEVFLCFMCYYVSGHQRWVWDCVFSVDGAYLITEMVKLLHPWVSKPNPWFPSKIKEKIFIYHLRLPSPPCLAPFCSLFLFNWSHFG
- the LOC107922480 gene encoding target of rapamycin complex subunit LST8-1 isoform X3 produces the protein MTQPSVILATASYDHTIRFWEAKSGRCYRTIQYPDSQVNRLEITPDKRYLAAAGNPHIRLFDINSSSPQPVMSYDSHTNNVMAVGFQCDGKWMYSGSEDGTVKIWDLRAPGCQREYESRGAVNTVVLHPNQTELISGDQNGNIRVWDLTANSCSCELVPEVDTAVRSLTVMWDGSLVVAANNHGTCYVWRLLRGNQTMTNFEPLHKLQAHNGYILKCLLSPEFCEPHRYLATASSDHTVKIWNVDGFTLEKTLIGHQRWVWDCVFSVDGAYLITEMVKLLHPWVSKPNPWFPSKIKEKIFIYHLRLPSPPCLAPFCSLFLFNWSHFG